gtgttcaaaaaatccccaaaatacacagacacacacacacattttttctagatcattaaaacgtgatcagtgattgattctgagtttgaatcagtcaaaatctcgagttcgaattttcgcatgatcacaaaacttcttctattgttactacgtacatagataaagtaaaaacacatacaaaaatgttttacatagtgaaatgcttattttacgagataaacattaagcattaaaaaaatatagtaagaattgacttttaaacgttttttgaaatattttaaaggtgtgttaatagtttaaaaatctatgaatggtCATAATATGTCTTGTATGttatatttgtacatgtatacaaaaaaatatttttgtatacgaTATATaaactcctgtttaagcagacgaaaggttgagaaaacgagtctcgagtaAAAGCAAGTTGTTAGAACGGAGACTATAAGCGGTTATACATAGTtctattaattgaaaatattttttgcagtGCAAAAGAACTGTGATGCTAAAGTGTGCATCAACGAAATCGAAATATCTCAAGACACAGATCACATCAAATTCAGACCCGACTTGAGTGTGGAATTCAATGGATACTTGTACACCATCGATCAAACCCGAAAGATTGGTATGCAGACGAATACGTTTGTTATTTCTAAGCTCGGTAACAGTCTGTTCTTTGTTTCTACCCAGTATGGTTATTGGGTTATTTACGATCATGAAGGAAACGTTAAACTTGGAGTAAGTAAATTGATATCAGGTGTTAGAATTGTTATTTTTGGGAATGGTTAACATGTATTTTTGTAGGTTTCTGGTCATTTATACGGTCGAGTTGATGGTTTGTGTGGATTTTATAATGGAAAGCAAGAAGACGATAGACGTAAGCCAGATGGAGTTCAAGCTCTATCAACGGAGGAATTTGGAGACAGTTGGAGACACAAAGACAGTTTAGAAATATGCGACGTTCGTGTATGCCCCAAACATCTTCAAGAAGAAGCAATGAAAATATGTGGACTGAGGTTAATACCTAAATTTACTTCCAATGAAAATTATCAAGGTGTTTTCTATATATAGTTTTGTACATGTAAAAATGCTGACATACTTAGTCTGTGCGGTTGCGATTgtcccaaaactcaccccctggagtgtttacggtaatattttatcgttgtattgacataggtttgacagtgattcccatatttgaagaaatgtaggagaaacttatcgaaataataCGACCGTACGAATTGGCAATGATCTGAAGTAACACCCttcccatttatttatttattttaaatacacaagtataccacagtatcttcacaggtcaccccaatatgacactgtggccagaaaaaaatttcattccatTCAGTGCGTTTGCGCCTTTAATCTTAAAACATATAGGGCATTGGAATATCCGATAGTTAATATagctttgttttgtttgtttctgCCTATTtagagaaaattttaatatcaaaacatTTTGAACCCTTCCCATTTTATTCCATTTCTTTCCCtctataaatacaataaatatttaagaaataaaaaagaaccgtTCCCTATTTTATCCACATAGTAAAATGTTCAAAATCGAAAATGGGTTATATaatatgacatatgtatatgtttaatagaaataattaaaatgataacATGGAGTATATAATATTGGGTCTATATTTCAGTGGTggattatttgaaaaatgtgcgTCTTCTACAAATCAAGATATGAGTAAGACACGCTGTTTGGAAAACGTTTGCAATTGTCTGCAATCCGATACTAGAGCTAAAAATGATACGAGGGAACTGGCTGCAATTTGTAGGTGTGATGCTTTCCAAAAATATGTCACCGATTGTCTGGCTGCTGATCCTACGATAGATCTTTTGGAATGGCGTACTTATTTGAATTGCCGtaagttttgtttgttttagtgTTTATTTATAATCTAGATATTCCGAAtgcttattaattttattgtttcagcCGCTACTTGTCCATCGCCTCTTATACATAACGATTGCTTCAGACGTACTTGCGAACGGTCGTGTAATTCATTTATGGAAGTCAATCCTTGTCCGATAGCACCTGGAGTTTGTTTCTCCGGTTGCTTCTGCCCCGAGGGTCTTGTACGTAAAGGCGATAATTGCATACCTCATACGGATTGCCGAGATTGTAAGTGATTTGTTTTTacacaacatacatatttaaggtGTTGTTTTATCGAaagctaattttattttctcacATAGGTGCGTGCGAAAGTTTTGGAAAACCACAGTATTTAACGTTCGATAGACGAAATTTTACTTTTGACGGCAAATGTGCTTACACTGTAGTCAAAGATACGGACATGGGAAAAGATTTAAATTTCCAGATTTATGCTGTTCATGATAAGTGTCCGACAGATAAAAAGTCTGCTTGTACTTCGGCTCTGTACTTTATTATCAATGATCATACTTTGCACGtgcagaaaattaaaaataaggtaAGTCATTGATGTATTAACTTAGTATTATACTGCATGTTTCACTTACAAAGTTTGACaacattaaatttatgtacGCTGAATTTTGCATGCCATGTAAGTTGAAAAATGactatttacaaaaaaagttcCTTATGAACATGCAAACATCTAAGGTCAAATAACCCAGTGTATCAAATTCAGACATGATCTGTGAAAATGCTGATACAAACATATGTGTGCATTTTAATTGTCATAATTATCAGAACAATAATAACATAAACTAAATGattcatatgtgtgtgtattaagCAAATTATTTTGGACattaatgttaaattaaagtgagatatgattaattttgattaattttgttTGAAGAAAATGCTCAAGGATTAATctttaaattcatataatataaatgaaatcatttttaaattatttacaagtTCAATAAGTACTACTTTGGTGAAATTTTTACTGTAACATGACTACAAAAAGCTTTGtaaaaagattttatattttttgtttgaattttaaaaacaaatagcAATCAACAGATTTACACACTtgtataattacatttatttttacataaagcgatcatatttacataattttagtATCGTAAtttctcaatttatttatatattaggaaCGAAATTTATCGGGATAGCCCATGTTATCGTACCTACTGCGGTATTTTCTAGTAGTTTATCGCAAATACCgtttttaatagttttgaatatcaaatttaaagCTAATACTTGTTGATTTTTAGGCATAGAACTTATAGCCAATATCAAAATTCTCATGTCATCCGAAAATTCAGAAATTTCATTTGTAAACACCACGTGGCACTTGTTGCTGCCTTCTTTTACACTGAAAGGACCAGGCAAAATtctttgtatattattaatgtTAGTTACCTGAAAGCAATACAGAACCatttaagtatttattattgacataccattttttgttgttgttaagTTAGCTCTACATACTTGTGTATATTTGCTATTTCCCACCCAAATGAGAGGTTGCTCGAGGGTGTCCTTCTGTTTTTTATGGTGATCATTTTGTTTCGCTTTATGTTCACCCTCTTTTGAAGatgtagttttttttacaataactctgacgtaaattttttttggttctatttgttttgtttcgtgatttttattgctttcaaCAAGACTCGTTTTAGaagtattacaatttttaattttatcaagaaTTAGTTGCTGATCACTCGTTGTATTCTCTCCACTTATAGATGTTTCTTCACTTTCAACTGTGTTATGAATATGTTTCATTTCCTCTTTTTCATTCACTTCACATGCTGTACTTTTATTTCGTTCCACATTAAACCTTGGTTCTTTTTCTTTTCTCGCCTTATAATAGTATTCTCTTTGAGGGTCCAACCTTCTTTGTTGTTGTTCTATTATTCTATGTTTAGGTGGCCCAGGAACCGGCTTTGGAAGATTGGGGTTTGTTTCGGAAGTTTGGTTATTGTCAGTTGATTTCTAAAATGTAGTGTTAAAAAATGTTTAGAAATGTATTTGCAATACCATATCTAAATGTCAATATAAAtctagaaaaatttattttcttttctttttctcaCTCACTTCACTTGTACATGATGTAGTTTGCTCCACATTAATCCTTGGTTTTTTTgcttttctcgttttataataatattttctgcCTATAATCAATCTTTTTTCGCGCTCTTCTATTGATTCCTAAAATGAAATATGGTTAGAAATATATTTGCAATACCATATCTACATGTATTATAACGCATCTTATTGTGTACAAAGTTTTTGCCAAGGAGTAACtttttacaaacaaaaaattaccccattaattttatttgctaatattattttcttatattgtCTTGCATTAGCCAATCTTCTTTCTTTTTGTTCTATTGTTATTTGTTGCCAATGATACTGCTTAGGAAGTTTCGGTTTTGTTTCGGGAGTGTTGTTATTGTCAGGTAATTCCTAAAATGTAGtgttaaaaaatgattaaaaatgtatttgcaatactatatttaatttatttattttatatataatttccaattaaaaagtttaatataattaatataaataatcttcttaataaaatttttaataataattattttattaattacaaacttaataatctttatttctttaattatttcaaaaaaaatgccgactaaaatctattattgaaaatttcttAGTGACCGCTCTATCTTGATTGAGTTGTGACAAAAATCGCAATTGAAACGTCTAGGCATTTTGCTCTCACACATGCATGTTATTGTGAATGAAGATTTACTAATGGAGTAGCTTTTGACAAACAAAATATTAGAAAGTTGAATGTGATTTTGGGGTCatgcacaaaaaaaatatatatatatataaaaaaattgactgGTGTCGTTCGTGAACGATAATCGCGGTTTTAGTCCACTTCCCATActtaaatcaatatgaaatttcACATACTAATACGTTTTTGCTTGGGGTGTTAGTTGAAACCAAAATTAGAGGTTGTAGTCAAAAGTTTATTTTCATTGTCACTCACTTCGCTTGTGCATGTGATACTTTTATTTTGTTCTACAATAACCCTTGGTTTATCTGTTCTTCTCGTCTTATAATAATACGCTCTTTTAAAAGCCAATCGCTTTTCATGTTCTTCTTTTGTCATTTGTCTAGGCGGCCCACGAAGCTTCTTTGGAAGATTGGAGTTTGTTTCGGAAGTTTTGTTATTGTCAAGTAATTTCTAAAATGTAGTGTTAAAAAATGATTagaaatgtatttgaaataccATATCTAAATGTCAATATAAAtctagaaaaatttattttatttttctctcacTTCACTTGTACATGATGTAGTTTGCTCCACATTAACTCTTGGTTTTGTTACtcttcttatcttataataatatTCTCTGTTATAAGCTAATTTTTTTTCGCGTTCTTCTACTGTTAATTGTTTTGGAGGTTTCTAAAATGTAATATGAgataatgattaaaaaaatatataaaaaatgtgtatacctataatataagtagtaaaatataaaaaaaatatataattaatactacaatattataattatgtttgaaATCTTCATCATCATTGCATTGTATATcatctagtatacatattatatttggttcATATAAAGATGTTCTTCCAAGATTGTTATTTAGGCTGGgatagggcttccaagccggtttaaaccgaaaccgaaaagccggctttttggctcgatcatccggctttttaaggttttctttaattaatgtttttttcctcaaaattaacaattatgaatttcgaaTTTCTATGTAAGATCAAAATGAATGTGTATATCTAAATtctcttaggtaataggcgtatatttctttgaacaaaaaaaaagtttgagcaCTTTTGTtagagcggtttctttgagatttagtaatgtaTGAAGActaggtcataaaccaataaaatattattgaaagtacatatgtaatttcaatgaTCTACTCGACTTCAGGtatagaaaacattattatcgCAAAACCTTTTATttgacaacaacaaaaaagtatTCCTAAactcaaatatttatacaaaatgcgTGGAAATTTTcggaatataattgatttttcttcgaaggtattggaagccctttaaatattgaggccacatacctacttttattatggttttaaaatgtttgtgatatgccgtttctaatgaatttgttttcgaaatttgcaacggtttgttaagcttttggatttttaagctaaaacagatgcgtaaataCAACttttgaaagatggaaatacTTCAACGTTGAGCGCACCTCAGAGCGAATCTCAGCAGTTCTTAGtatctattcacgattccacaattatagtttttctgcgaagttacacattatttttttaataatatattcttgatagtagctttttttaatcatttaattatttaagcgtatttaggatctgccattttacggctgttatatataatacaaattgtattatttgtaataataatatataataatgatcttatgaaagttgataatgtttataattcaatttaatttataaaaaacattttttttgcataatatatgtagtatatatttacattttttttttcgatataaaaattttaaacttaaaaaaatcttaattttctgaaaccagTGAAAACCGGccaactttttatttgtaaaaaaacccgaaaaccggctttttcttttgggcggttttttggaaccccgaAGGCTGggatcataattattttttatattgaagtacttttaatacatatacaaatacattaaGTCCCCGAGCTACGCGAATTCGACTTACGTGAATTCGTacttttttgccaatttttatttatattttacatataaaatgaatattgtgtGCACGTATGTGAGAGAAATAGCACTACAATATCTCCACCATTATTTtctactagtgttggacccgttgatttcaacgggtggtttcgaaaaggaattgaaactcgaataaaaataaagttaaagatattgaatcgactggtttcggaaagaaattgatgcacgaattacgaatgacaaattacgaagtgattacgaattacgaattacattttgtgcatcgccgacgcctccggcaccccggggccttcgccctcggcgcttccgtcgctccggggccattggccccagcgccgccggcgcCTCCGGCGGCCGCACCGCCCCCAGcgctttcggcaccccgggggcttcgctcccagcgcccccgatgcctccggcaccccgggggcttcacccccagcgccgccggcgcccccaatgccttcggcaccccgggggcttcgcccccagcgcccccgaagccttcggcaccccggggcctgaaaaaactgggaaactgaaaaaatgaaaaaaatgaaaaaactgaaaaaatgaaaaaactgaaaaaaatgaaaaaactgaaaaaatgaaaaatataaaaaaaaaaaaaatttgttccccatactggttgacggttgatcgtccgtcacaaatttacaaatatacaaatatatttagcgacagtccgtttttatatatagtatttatcgatttttatcgattcgttcattatgttcggcgagcgttaggacacatacacacacacacacccacacacacacacagattaccgtcttcaTATATATGATAGTGTAAAAtctttatgtacattttattttcatctatcCTTTGAaactaatacatattatttcaaaaattgccCAATTTTAAGTTTTCCCCGACTTACACGATAACCATTGTAGAGGActtactgtatttttttaatactttttatacaaaaCTAATATAAAACTTTGGTAaaatccagtggcggctcgtgataatttttagtggcggggctgcactgaaaatatgtctaaaaaatgtcaccataattattctatcatgtcataacaggacaaaataagcacaatttttggcgtacgaccacttacatgtggatttaagtattattgaaaaaaaaactagcaaaattcaccacccattaaaggggtgcgtccaaacgcgatgaagatttcgaaaaatacgctggtactccagtaagattgctaaaaaaattcgttcttgctggtttcgcgacgcggattaaaaaaaaccccaaaacctttcaaaaacttaaccccctaattcgtaacgaaaaacattaacctgttgacaatgcatcgatacatcggttgtttcgtctgccataacagctagataagttgttttttttttatttcagcacttatttgttccctacacacgttcaaaatacaatctaaaagttaattttgaatagtttttgatgtccctttaaaaaccgaagaagtttgaaaatgtttttttaaagaatcgtcgaaattttgtgaatattctagaagcccccgaaaaactcctggattttttgaattatctgtttcatcgtgtcccctcattggcatttcaaatttaacgcaatcaataattttaaataaaacatcccgatttttttttgacgttttcgttatgcttatctatttcccgccgacaagcttcccaaaatcgtgagattacacaaattttttaagtgttcgacacttccctcgtgtttttaaatttatcgtttaaatgttttaagtcaataactcctgttttcgtccaagatgcttcgcctggcgactcgcctccaaacaaaagacacggataacaaaataacgtgtttttttctgtacatctcgttaaccaattgtattttttataaatgtctggattaaattttcgcgagtaactaaaagatc
This Arctopsyche grandis isolate Sample6627 chromosome 7, ASM5162203v2, whole genome shotgun sequence DNA region includes the following protein-coding sequences:
- the LOC143914434 gene encoding uncharacterized protein LOC143914434 — encoded protein: MESKYERRTRLAKAKLKRQLKLANEDEESKQKRKLYQARISREYYQRKLKSSDSFKSPKERCCIRKVTGQNEFESEIHTVCDKTCWKPPKQLTVEEREKKLAYNREYYYKIRRVTKPRVNVEQTTSCTSEKLLDNNKTSESNSNLPKKLRGPPRQMTKEEHEKRLAFKRAYYYKTRRTDKPRVIVEQNKSITCTSETTIEEREKKLAQYREYYYRTRSVKKPGINVEQTSSCTSKSKKLPKQLSIEEREKKLAYRREYYYKTRRVKNPRTNVEQYMSTACINEELPDNNKTSETKPNLPKRHHWKQITIEEKERRMAWQREYYTRKVKNAKKPPKQLTIEERENKLAIQREYYYRTRSVKKPRINVEQTSSCTSKSKQRPKQLTIEEREKKRAYLREYYYKTRKAKKPRINVEQTTSCTSEKPPKQLTVEEREKKLAYNREYYYKIRRVTKPRVNVEQTTSCTSEKLLDNNKTSETNSNLPKKLRGPPRQMTKEEHEKRLAFKRAYYYKTRRTDKPRVIVEQNKSITCTSEELPDNNNTPETKPKLPKQYHWQQITIEQKERRLANARQYKKIILANKINGESIEEREKRLIIGRKYYYKTRKAKKPRINVEQTTSCTSEKSTDNNQTSETNPNLPKPVPGPPKHRIIEQQQRRLDPQREYYYKARKEKEPRFNVERNKSTACEVNEKEEMKHIHNTVESEETSISGENTTSDQQLILDKIKNCNTSKTSLVESNKNHETKQIEPKKIYVRVIVKKTTSSKEGEHKAKQNDHHKKQKDTLEQPLIWVGNSKYTQVTNINNIQRILPGPFSVKEGSNKCHVVFTNEISEFSDDMRILILAISSMPKNQQVLALNLIFKTIKNGICDKLLENTAVGTITWAIPINFVPNI